From the Diospyros lotus cultivar Yz01 chromosome 13, ASM1463336v1, whole genome shotgun sequence genome, one window contains:
- the LOC127788515 gene encoding probable galactinol--sucrose galactosyltransferase 2, translated as MTITPKICVTDGNLVVHEKTILKDVPDNIVLTPGPGVGLVAGAFIGATAEHSNSLHVFPVGVLEGLRFMCCFRFKLWWMTQRMGTCGKDIPLETQFMLVESKDTTEDGRDDVPVIYTVFLPLLEGQFRAVLQGNETNELEICLESGDNAVKTNQGLHLVYMHAGTNPFEVIYQAVKAVEKHMQTFRHREEKKFPSFLDWFGWCTWDAFYTDVTAEGVEEGLKSLSEGGTPPRFLIIDDGWQQIGNEVKEDTNCVVQEGAQFANRLTGIKENEKFKRNGKDSDQVPGLKIVVDEAKQRHNVKYVYVWHALAGYWGGVKPAAAGMENYDTALAYPVQSPGILGNQPDVVMDSLAVHGLGLVHPKKVFDFYNELHAYLASCGVDGVKVDVQNIIETLGAGHGGRVSLTRAYHQALEASIARNFPDNGCIACMCHNTDGIYSAKQTAVVRASDDFYPRDPASHTIHISSVAYNSLFLGEFMQPDWDMFHSLHPVAEYHAAARAVGGGPIYVSDKPGNHNFELLKKLVLPDGSILRAKLPGRPTRDCLFVDPARDGKSLLKTWNVNNCSGVVGVFNCQGAGWCKVTKKTRIHDASPGTLTGSVQAADVDVLAQVAGPEWNGDTVVYAHRAGEVIRIPKGASLPVTLKVLEYELFHFCPVKEIPSNISFTPIGLLDMFNSGGAVEQFEVHFPSELTTSLDGNRSPTATVALRVRGCGRFGAYSSQCPLKCMVRGVEAEFEYDPAIGLLTFTIPPPEEDMYKWPIEIQF; from the exons ATGACGATTACTCCAAAAATCTGTGTCACTGATGGAAACCTGGTGGTTCATGAGAAGACTATTCTGAAAGATGTGCCTGATAACATAGTTCTGACACCAGGACCAGGTGTAGGCCTTGTCGCGGGTGCTTTCATTGGTGCCACTGCTGAACATAGCAATAGCCTCCACGTCTTCCCCGTTGGGGTCTTAGA AGGTCTTCGATTCATGTGCTGTTTCCGTTTCAAGCTATGGTGGATGACACAGAGAATGGGCACTTGTGGGAAAGACATTCCCCTTGAGACTCAATTCATGCTCGTGGAGAGCAAGGACACCACTGAAGATGGACGTGATGATGTCCCAGTCATATACACAGTCTTCCTTCCACTTCTTGAAGGCCAGTTCCGTGCTGTTCTCCAAGGCAATGAGACGAATGAACTAGAGATTTGCCTTGAGAGTG GAGATAATGCTGTCAAAACCAACCAAGGACTTCACCTTGTATACATGCACGCTGGGACTAACCCCTTTGAAGTCATCTACCAAGCTGTAAA AGCTGTGGAAAAGCACATGCAAACTTTCCGCCACCGTGAGGAGAAAAAG TTTCCCTCCTTTCTTGATTGGTTTGGCTGGTGCACATGGGATGCTTTTTACACAGATGTAACTGCTGAGGGTGTTGAAGAAGGTCTTAAAAG CTTGTCAGAAGGTGGAACTCCTCCACGTTTCCTTATAATAGACGACGGTTGGCAACAGATTGGCAATGAAGTAAAAGAAGACACTAATTGTGTTGTTCAAGAAGGAGCACA GTTTGCAAACAGATTGACAGGAATAAAAGAGAATGAGAAATTCAAGAGGAATGGGAAGGACAGTGATCAGGTCCCTGGCCTGAAAATAGTTGTTGATGAAGCCAAGCAACGCCATAATGTGAA ATATGTCTACGTATGGCATGCTCTAGCTGGTTATTGGGGTGGGGTGAAGCCTGCAGCTGCTGGGATGGAGAACTACGATACTGCTTTGGCCTACCCAGTTCAGTCTCCTGGTATACTAGGCAACCAACCAGACGTAGTCATGGACAGTCTTGCGGTGCATGGCCTGGGATTAGTGCATCCTAAGAAAGTCTTCGACTTCTACAATGAGCTCCATGCCTACTTAGCTTCATGTGGAGTGGATGGAGTCAAGGTTGATGTGCAGAACATTATCGAAACCCTTGGGGCTGGTCATGGTGGCAGGGTCTCTCTCACCCGTGCTTACCATCAGGCACTTGAAGCTTCCATTGCGCGGAACTTCCCTGACAATGGATGTATTGCTTGCATGTGTCATAATACTGATGGGATCTACAGCGCCAAGCAGACCGCTGTAGTGAGAGCGTCTGATGACTTCTACCCTCGTGACCCTGCCTCACACACCATCCACATCTCCTCAGTTGCTTACAACTCCCTATTCCTTGGAGAATTTATGCAACCTGATTGGGACATGTTCCAT AGTCTACATCCAGTTGCAGAGTATCATGCTGCGGCTCGGGCAGTTGGAGGAGGTCCAATTTATGTCAG TGACAAGCCTGGCAACCACAACTTCGAGCTCCTGAAAAAGCTTGTCCTTCCTGATGGATCGATTCTTCGTGCCAAATTACCAGGCAGGCCAACCCGTGACTGCCTTTTTGTGGATCCAGCACGAGATGGAAAAAG CTTGCTCAAAACTTGGAATGTAAACAATTGCTCTGGCGTGGTTGGCGTCTTCAACTGCCAAGGTGCTGGTTGGTGCAAAGTTACAAAGAAGACCCGTATCCACGATGCATCACCTGGTACCCTCACTGGTTCTGTACAAGCTGCAGATGTCGATGTCCTCGCTCAGGTTGCAGGGCCTGAATGGAATGGGGATACAGTGGTGTATGCCCACAGGGCGGGAGAAGTAATTCGGATACCAAAAGGCGCCTCATTGCCTGTTACTCTCAAAGTTTTGGAGTATGAACTCTTCCACTTCTGCCCTGTGAAG GAGATCCCTTCAAACATCTCATTTACACCTATAGGACTGCTTGACATGTTCAACAGTGGAGGCGCTGTGGAGCAGTTTGAAGTCCATTTTCCATCCGAGCTGACCACTTCTCTTGATGGCAACCGATCTCCAACTGCAACTGTTGCACTCAGAGTGAGGGGATGTGGCCGGTTTGGCGCTTACTCTTCCCAGTGTCCGCTAAAATGCATGGTGAGGGGTGTCGAGGCTGAGTTCGAGTATGACCCTGCTATCGGTCTACTTACCTTCACCATTCCACCTCCTGAAGAGGACATGTACAAATGGCCTATTGAAATCCAATTTTAG